One genomic region from Xylocopa sonorina isolate GNS202 chromosome 8, iyXylSono1_principal, whole genome shotgun sequence encodes:
- the LOC143425993 gene encoding uncharacterized protein LOC143425993, which yields MANYEVLFPQWATLGQKSPEYWSPSDLQLGAEFCKTLLERTKKLENATRKQTQENEYIKRQMILLEDKTDSVLKSNEQLHAKIQNMKRENCRNQLENTDDKEIHKRHYLTAEALEAQGENLRKKLQEINRQHKSLLRKQTSSLTQDQDAGPSDQKICSTLSTTLINHQNKITELLRQLQKVRIEDVREQKNIADLAQQLAVQLEKNNALQKQLDVLRGKAQNVKILQVELTALEEVRQHQLCGQCLQDMKSKIFDDSQQEPESPVQDLNDKHEASNDLTYTSTPRVTPRREQDTLTASMSPTVKLEMSRGSDSITSPALKESQKQQELMEQSFSVTVTYVPAIELENQPSEEHISNTRYLQYLNGTTNIFKVSWFRSEKHF from the exons ATGGCGAATTACGAAGTTTTGTTTCCTCAGTGGGCCACACTGGGTCAAAAAAGTCCTGAGTACTGGTCCCCTTCTG ACTTACAACTAGGAGCGGAATTCTGTAAAACGCTTCTGGAACGCACTAAGAAATTAGAGAACGCCACCAGAAAACAAACGCAAGAAAACGAG TATATAAAGAGACAAATGATTCTCCTGGAAGACAAAACGGATTCCGTACTTAAAAGTAACGAGCAACTTCATGCCAAAATCCAGAATATGAAACGTGAGAATTGTCGTAATCAACTTGAAAATACTGACGATAAAGAGATTCACAAGAG ACACTATTTAACAGCTGAGGCCCTGGAGGCTCAGGGTGAAAATCTTCGAAAGAAACTTCAGGAAATAAACAGGCAACATAAAAGCCTCCTTCGGAAACAGACTTCTAGTCTGACTCAAGATCAG GATGCTGGCCCCTCCGATCAAAAGATCTGTTCCACACTATCGACAACTTTGATTAACCATCAAAACAAAATTACCGAATTACTGAGGCAATTGCAAAAAGTTCGAATCGAAGATGTAAGAGAACAGAAAAATATCGCTGACCTGGCTCAACAATTAGCGGTTCAGTTAGAAAAGAATAACGCATTACAGAAGCAGTTGGACGTTTTGCGTGGCAAAGCACAAAATGTGAAAATTCTTCAAGTTGAACTGACTGCGCTCGAAGAGGTAAG aCAACATCAGTTATGCGGACAGTGTTTGCAAGACATGAAATCCAAAATATTTGACGACAGCCAACAGGAACCTGAATCACCCGTTCAG GATTTGAACGATAAGCACGAGGCATCAAACGACTTGACTTACACAAGTACACCCCGAGTAACACCGCGAAGAGAGCAGGATACACTCACAGCTTCCATGTCACCGACAGTAAAGCTAGAAATGTCGAGAGGTTCCGACAGTATTACGAGTCCAGCATTAAAAGAAAGTCAGAAGCAACAAGAATTGATGGAGCAATCATTTTCCGTTACCGTCACGTACGTTCCTGCAATCGAACTAGAAAATCAACCGTCTGAAGAGCACATAAGTAATACAAGATATCTTCAATATTTAAATGGAACAACAAATATTTTTAAAGTATCCTGGTTCAGGAGCGAAAAACATTTTTAA